TGATGAGACAGCAGAGCTCCAATATACTTTCGTAAGACGCAAGATTTAATACATTGCTCAGAAAATACTACGTGTAGGAGAAACACGTTGCAACGAGTCAAGCGATCTCTAACGAAGCTAAAGAAATCTTTGTCAAGATTGAGATTTCCAACGAAAGTAAAGAAGTCTTTGTCAAGATTGAGATTTTCTCCTAAATTTTGGAAGAGACGCAAAATAAGATACATTCCTTCAGTTCCTCCAAAAGCCATTCCAAGAGGTTACACCATTGTTGAACGATATCCACTTTATGAACCATTTGTACACGCAGTTATCGTGCAAAACCCGTCAACAGGCGAATCCAAATATATTCTAGACGAACTTCAACTCGACGCCCTTGAACAAAGCGTATACAACCAAATATTAGAGATATTACTTGCTGAAATTCAATCACCCAAAGAAGAAGTTCGTGACCCCAGAGAATTCTTTGACATAGAAGCAAAGAAAATTGTTAAAAAATATCGCATCAGCCTAGGATGGCTACCCGAAGTTTCATGGTCAAAGATTCTCTACCACGCTGAACGCGACTTAGTTGGCTTTGCTAGAATTGACCCCCTGATGCGAGACCCAAACATCGAAGACATATCCTGCGATGGTGTTGGTAAGCATGTCTACGTTTGGCACAGAAAATACGAGAACCTTGAAACAAACCTTGTTTTTAAAGAGGATGAGGAAGTTGACGACACCGTAGTCAAGCTTGTTCACATGACTGGAAAACACGTCAGCTCTGCCTTCCCAATAGTTGACGCCTCTCTCCCTGGCAAACACAGGCTTGCAGTTTGTTATAGACGTGAGGTAACCCCATTTGGAACAGCTTTCACCATCAGAAAGTTTCGGGAAGACCCGTACTCAATAATCGACTTGATCAATCTGGGAACATTTTCAGAAGAAATGGCCGCGTACTTCTGGTTGTGCTTGGAGAACAGAGCCTCTATAGTAGTGCTCGGCGGCACAGCCGCGGGAAAGACCACGGCGCTAAACACTCTTGCTTGCCTAATTAAGCCGGGTAGTAAGATTGTCACGATCGAAGAAACCGCTGAACTCAACCTACCCCATGAAAACTGGGTGTCACTTATCTCCAGAAGAAGCTACGGTCTTGGGGTGAATCAAAGCGGTGAAGTGACGCTTTTTGACTTAGTTAAGACTGCGATGAGGCATCGTCCAGACGTTCTGATTGTAGGAGAGATTCGTGGTGGTGAAGCATACGTTTTGTTTCAAGCATTGGCAACCGGTCACGGTGGTATGTGTACTTTGCACGCAGAGAACATAGACTCAGCTGTCAAACGTCTAACTCAAAGGCCTTTGGATATAGCGCCAGCGTACATTCCCCTAATGAACATCGTTGCAACAGTTCAGAGGGTTCATCTACCAAAAGCTGGCGAATTAAAAGCCTACAGGCGGATGATTTCCGTAGATGAAGTCGCTGACTATGAAGACTACAGGAAAACATTCAAATGGAGACCAGCTAAGGACACCTATAATTCCTCACTAGAAAAGGGAGTTATGCTTCCAGCCATATCAGAACGCACCGGTGCCAGTATAGAAGACTTAATCGAAGAGATACAACGTCGCAAAAATGTGTTACATTGGATGCGAGAACGAAACATGCGAAGCTACAAGGATGTCGCAGCAGTCATAACTGAGTATTATTCTAGACCCAAAGAATTTTACGATAAGGAGGTAGGTGGCTCTGCCTTGGCTTGACACCTTTG
The DNA window shown above is from Candidatus Bathyarchaeota archaeon and carries:
- a CDS encoding protein kinase translates to MQRVKRSLTKLKKSLSRLRFPTKVKKSLSRLRFSPKFWKRRKIRYIPSVPPKAIPRGYTIVERYPLYEPFVHAVIVQNPSTGESKYILDELQLDALEQSVYNQILEILLAEIQSPKEEVRDPREFFDIEAKKIVKKYRISLGWLPEVSWSKILYHAERDLVGFARIDPLMRDPNIEDISCDGVGKHVYVWHRKYENLETNLVFKEDEEVDDTVVKLVHMTGKHVSSAFPIVDASLPGKHRLAVCYRREVTPFGTAFTIRKFREDPYSIIDLINLGTFSEEMAAYFWLCLENRASIVVLGGTAAGKTTALNTLACLIKPGSKIVTIEETAELNLPHENWVSLISRRSYGLGVNQSGEVTLFDLVKTAMRHRPDVLIVGEIRGGEAYVLFQALATGHGGMCTLHAENIDSAVKRLTQRPLDIAPAYIPLMNIVATVQRVHLPKAGELKAYRRMISVDEVADYEDYRKTFKWRPAKDTYNSSLEKGVMLPAISERTGASIEDLIEEIQRRKNVLHWMRERNMRSYKDVAAVITEYYSRPKEFYDKEVGGSALA